The genomic DNA tatatataactttctcaaaataataaatattttaaggaTATCTAGTtagtaattattgttttaacaAAGATTTCTTACTCATCATCaatggtaaatattttttttttttaaatcatgcTACCAAGAAAAGCCATATAGTAACGGAAAATTGAAAATTGTGCATCATATAGTTTTAGacatagacaaaaaaaaaataaccaactTTATCTCCATTGTATTAAAACCCCGGGTcataatttagacaaaatcGCAAATAGTTAAGATTATTTACTGAATACAAATAATCAATGCGTGAACCGTTCCactaattttcagttttcttttttttttttttttttttttttNNNNNNNNNNNNNNNNNNNNNNNNNNNNNNNNNNNNNNNNNNNNNNNNNNNNNNNNNNNNNNNNNNNNNNNNNNNNNNNNNNNNNNNNNNNNNNNNNNNNNNNNNNNNNNNNNNNNNNNNNNNNNNNNNNNNNNNNNNNNNNNNNNNNNNNNNNNNNNNNNNNNNNNNNNNNNNNNNNNNNNNNNNNNNNNNNNNNNNNNNNNNNNNNNNNNNNNNNNNNNNNNNNNNNNNNNNNNNNNNNNNNNNNNNNNNNNNNNNNNNNNNNtttttttttttttttttttttttttttgacaactaattttcagttttctttaTAAGTTTATATCCATTTCCTGatttaattaatcatatctCTATTTAGCAAAATCACACGTTATTCAATTCAGTACTACATATCTTTTGGGACTGTTTAATTAGCATATACACTACTTAAAATCTATATACCAACTTTTATAGCTTTTTTATATAAtgagttatgttttataattagctatttttagatatatttttttaagttgtcGTCTTTTTGCCTTTTGGGATCGTCTCGATATCTTGGCTGTACTCACGCTGTCTTTATAACTCTTTTCACTACCAAGTGCATAATGATCCCTTAAAGTCAAAACTGTTTCGAAATTAGAAACCTGTTGAAGAAAGAAATatggttgaaacttgaaaaccTTGACAACAATGtgaatttaatatattttcaaaactttttcgttgacaaaaaaagaataataattcaataagTTGCATGCGATCAACAAACGATTCTGAATACAGTAGCTGATAATAACCTtgttatcaacaaaaaaaaaatctcacaatTAAACTGATTTGCATAATTTCTTGATTTGGTATTATGTCTTCATTATTGGATGATATACTGTATTAGATTTAGAAACGTATCATGGATTTATTAGAGATTATAAATGCTTATAACTTGAAGTAAATATAAATCTATTGATGAAGTACTTCCAAGTTTTATTAAGGTCAATCAGTCGTAAATTAGTAGTTAATTAGTCGTTAAATTTTACAACTATTAAACTACTGTTACCTATATAATCGTAAAATTGTCATTAATTAGTTGCCAATTTTAGTAACTAATTAACGACTACGCGACGACAATATCATGACAACGTTATATAATCGTAATATTATTGCTAGATTACGACTATTTGATTTAGCGACTAAGTATCAGCTACAACAGTgtttagtcgctaaatagtcgcAGAAAACCATTTAACGACTATTCAAGGACTAATCATTCAGTAGTCGTTgccctgttttcttgtagtgagtgAAGGTAGTGTAATGAATTTGTATCATATATCATTCAACAATTCTCTTGTTATTGATGAGATAatcatttagaaaaataaaagtttatctaaattgtttatattattatcactTTCGTATTTAATTTTACCATTCATGTGTCTATACTTTATTCCTAAAATATTTACATTAGTCTGGAAAAAGGAAGCAATTAAATAGATAGTCTTAAATTAAAGCAAATTAAAAGCATTGATATAAATTTCCCATCTTACCACATTTAATTTTGGGACCTTGAATAAAGTGATCCTTCCACAGTTCACATACAGTCTCTGCCTTCGTTTGCTCCATATGGCTCTATcccaaatttaattatcatatgGACCGATTCATTACTTTATTTATTGTCTTAAGAAATTAATTTCAAATGCATCTTCAAcaaattttcataattaataCATGCACATAGTACATACACGtgtgtaatttatatatacagttGGGCCAGTTTGGTAAGCCAAATGTATGAATTTTATTACTTGATGATTTTTACATCGATGGTAGTTTTATGCATTACAGAttttacaaatgtttttttttgttttcactttaaTTCGATCCAAGGTAGACTTTCTTAATCCTCTTGAGCGGAGTTAGCACTAAAGAACCTCTGCTTCAAAATGTAACAGATGTATAGACAAACCACAACTGACCAGAACAAGTTCCGAACCGATGAAGCTCCTTGGTTCTGTTGTTGTCCGTACGCAATCTTCATCTTTTCTACCTTCTGTTTCTCTCCCGAAGTTTCTAAAACTTTCTTCATCCTCTCTGATGCTTCAGCTGCAAGCAACCCTTCTCTTACTTCTCTTGCCCCGACCTTTACATCTTGTGGTTCTTGACCATCTTTACTTTTCTGTTTCGTCTTTTCGGTTTCTGTGACTTCCTTCTGCTTACTTCCTGCTCCAAGAGATGATGGTTTTTTGGGAAGGAGGTTACGGAGTGAAGCCAGTCTCAAAGGCAGAGGTTTATCTTCCGGGATTGTCACTTTCTTGGTCTACAAGAAACAGTAGGGATGTAAAGGTTAGTTTTGTTAGCTATCATCAATAGTAATCTTCATATCAAAGACTCACCAATTGTTTGAACTGGAGATTGTAGAGCATGTCAATGTATCTCTGCTTCGCTTTCTTTTGATCTTCGTTCACCTGTCTCCAAAATCCATAAATGCTTCCCATTTTAAGCAGCTTCTCTGCATAAATCTTCCATGTGTAACTGCACAGACGATACCAAATCCACGAATCAGCAATGTAATGTGATAACTGATGAGATTTGTGTTTCTAGATTTACTTACAACTCATAGATGCGTTTGAGACCACCCTTAGAGATACTATCCCAGTACAAAGCATCTGTACGGCATTTGCTGAAGAAATCTCCAATTTTCTTAACAGAGTCATCACCATTGTTGGGATCAATGTGGAAACCAGAGACACCATCAACGATTATCTCCGCTGGTCCACCTTGGTTCGTTGCGAATGTTGGGAGTCCACAGTTCATGGCTTCGATAACGGTTAAGCCAAAAGCTTCATACAAAGCAGGTTGAACAAAGACTCCTTTTGTATCAGCAATGCATCTGTAGAGCTCACTGTTTCTGTATCTATCGGTTTGAGCAGCGATCCATCTGAATTTTCCCTTGAGCTTGTACTTTTCAATTAGATCATGCATTTTCTTGATCTCAGCTTTCTCTTCTCTGtcattagattttgacatgtcaAAGAATCCAGCAACGACTACAAGGTTAGCCATCTCTCTAAGTCTCTTGTCTTTGCCATACCACTCAACCAAACCAGTTATGTTTTTCACCGTGTCGAGTCTCGCCATTGAGAATATGATCGGTCTCTCTCTTACCGCAAGATATCCCCTGTTTCCACACAGGCAGAATTAGTAAGTCATACGGTGTCCCACTGTTGAGTGTTGACTAATTCAATTGCAATGAGACTAGACTACTTACATGTGTTCGGCATTGTCTTTCTCATTGTAAAGCAATTCTTGTATAGAAGGATGAAACTTGGTAAATCGTTTTTGCTTGTCTGTGTAAGGGAAGTATACAGATTGATCCGCACCAGGAGCAGCAATGTTGAACTTTGGATCAAACACGTCAATGCCAGAGACAACTCTACATAAACCAGGCATTGTGAAGGAAGTGTGACTCTCATACTGTCCTGGCCTGTCCTTGCTGCAAATCAAAAGGAGCACTTTAGTTTTATGAGTTTGACTCTTCTATGTATATGTTAATGCAAGAAAATACGAACCTTCCAGCGATTTCTTGATATGTgctggtaatgatgaagtcagTGACATTCATTGCGATTAAATCAGCTGTGAACTGGCATGAGAAATGGTATTTAGGATCTAGTTCCTTCCACTTCGCATCTGAATCTTCATACTTTGTCTTCTCCAACGCATGAGCAATCGTTCCCTGAGTGACACCGAGTTTGGTGGCCATTAGAGATGCAACCAAGTTCCCATCTGTGTAGTTTCCGATGATGAGGTCAGGCTTGCAGTCAAAGCGTTGAAGAATCTTGCTCGTTGCGTCCTGTAAATACGAACAATTTGTCAGGAGTTTTATTAGTTTGCTTTAGTCATTGAGAATATATGAAGATCTTCTAAAGAAAGATGATTAACATACCTGAGTAAATCTCTCCAGGTAAGGGTAGATATCGAATCGAGAAACCCATTGACGGAGGATTCCTTTATCTGTAACAAAAGGAACCCTGAGAATATGAGAATGCTTGGTTCCTTCAATGGCTTCTAGTTCTTGATCACACTTTGTTCCTCTTGCTTCAGGTATTAACCGTGTCACCACAAGAATCTGAGGCTTGAATCCGAGGCCTTGTTGGTTAATTCGAGTGAGAAGCTCTTCCTCCAAAGCTCTTACTTGATCCAATATGTAAACAACCTATACAATCATAATACACAAAGGGTTTATATAACCATgaagtttctttttgttaattagatATCATATTTTAGGAGGTAATACAAAACTGAAGATTTGTTTTCGCAATAACCTGGCCTCCGGTATCTGGTAATCCGAGCACGTCTTGCTGACCAAAATAGCCGTGGACAGAGAATATCACAACGTTGAACACTGTGGGAAGTCTGCTAAAGAGCAAATCTAGCTTCACATTGTCTGGTGCTTCAAGAACTTCTGAGAGCATAACCATAGTTTCTTTCACTCTCTCTGCTGTATCTCCCCAACCTTTCTCGAATCCCATCTCCTTCAACCTATGAAAGTAAATTCTCAGTTAGATCCTTGTTCCGGTTCCTCATGGAAGATAAAGAAACCCGATATGTGTCTAGTTTAATTTGAGCAGTTTTTTACCTGTGTGCAAAAGTTTCATAAGGCGTGTGTTTTGGGTAAGTCGAGACTACAATGACGGCAAGCATCAGAGATTTCTTGAGCTTTGCAACCGTGCTGAGATCGTCATTTATCATGAGATTCTGCAGAGACAAAGCATTGTTAATGAGCTATAAGACTTTCAAGAAGACAAATGTAAATggaaacaagaaaattattcaAACATTACCTCTCCGTGATGATTAAGGTGAAGCAAGTAGTTCAACAAAGGTTCTAGTCTATCGGATTTGCCTCCAAGCTTAGAAGATATAAACTTAGAGATGTAATCAGCTCCCTTTccaattgaagaagaaagacttAGCCGAGGAGTGGTGAAATCAATGGCTCCAAAGTCTATTTCCAATGCATTTTCATCTTTAGACCTATAAAATGTTTCATAAACGATTACACCAGATGATCAATATTGCTCTGGCTATTGCCAAAACGCCATTATATATGTAGATTGTTTACTAACCATGATTCATCGAAAACAGATTCCTTGAGCTTTAAGTAATCCGTAGCTGTGATTTCATCCACTGTTAAATCTCCAGAGTTGACCTTAACATATTCCCAGAAACCAGGATTTGGCCTTGCAGCTAATGCAACAAATGGTGGAACCACTGCCGCTTCCTGAGTtgttaaaacagagaaaattaaACCGTGATCTCGCATAAACACGCAACTAAACCATGTTTGATTGCAAAATGACAATGAAGATGTTCATTACCTGAGTACAAGTGAGAATGTAGCCAAACAGCCCCTCCAGGATCTTACTGCGTTCACGGCTATCTTCTATACATTTCTCTATCTCATTCATCAGATCCTCACGCTTCATAAGCTTCTTTCCTCCTCCAACAAAGCTACAACATTTTTTCCACACACAAACATATAACTAAGAAaaccaaatagcatcaaactgTAGCAAAAGAGTGTGATCTTTGAAAGTTCAAAAAAACCTGGCAAAACATCTCTTCATATGGTACCGGCTTTGTTTCAATGCATCAGGCATTTTATCAGCGATTGAATCCGATTTCTGAAGCATAGCTGGAGATGAAGACgacatgttttttcttttctttttttattacagAAACAACCAAAAGATTCAAACTCTCCTCAAGATTATTGAATGATTGAGAGATGAAGTAGTTTGATGAAACAGGGGTTTAAtcacaatgtatatatatagataccttaagttcataaaaatataaatatgctGTGAAGGGGACAGGAgtagaaagaaggagaaggatgGGGGAGAAGATTATTCGTTAGAAATGAAAGTTGGAAAAGCTAAGTATGCAAGTAAACAAAAAGGAATATGCATGATTTTTCATTTGTTGACgcaaacaaaatcagattttgTACCTTTTGCTTTTATTGGAGTTCATGTGAAAAACAACATAAAAGGTATGGGAGGCAAAAAGAATCCTCCTTTGTGGCTCCTTTGATGGATGCTTTACTTAAGCTGTGGTCCCTGTGGTATGTGGACAAAGATCTATATCACCATTATCATATACGCATATTCTTTGATAtgtagttttaattttaattaaatgattgaCAATTCTGATAAGTAGTGTAAAATTTTTCTAATCATTTATCATAATCACTAGGTCGGTACCTGCTACGCCGCAtgattatttttcattttttttaaaatattttattttgtgttttctaaaagactatttttgtatgttgtttgtaatctaaaatcattattaatatagtttatCCCAATGATCATTGCTAATATTgctgttttcagttttttgttattatttgttactgcatatttttatttattatcatCACTTTCAAAACCATTTAATATGTCTTACCGAGTTAAACATTTCATTATGTAAACATCGACTATGTAAAATTTCGATTACTATGATCACTTTgctatcaaataaaattaacgcATTCCAATATAGAGTTATTTATATCTCATTTTATACTCCACCAGATCAATTCCATttaacttaatttataatttttaaattgtagTTTACATTAATTTCatctaatttatataaaacatagaCTTTGTGTctacaatataatttataaaaactaccctatgttttttttctctttttctaaattaactctcttttttttgtaaaaaaacagTCCTACCTTTGCTATTAAATTGAAATACATATttactcttttaaaaaaaatggtatacCCTAAGCGAGAATTGGTCACATGTCCTATGAAACAACATAAGTGAGCTATATAAATGTGATCCTAGGttctagaaattgaaaatatcTCTCAAACCACCAGACAATACTAATGACTCTTTTATCTACGGATTAACCAAACTCTAGTTGAAGTGATACTCATCGATTGTCGAGTACTATATTAGACCATCTCTTTCCAGTGATTGGATAACTCCCCTATACATAtaccagaaacaaaacaaagcaaactcATGAACTCAACAACTTTGACAGTAAAGAGAGATAGAGGTTATAAGGAGAAAGGAGAAAAGAACATACTTTAGCTTGTTCTTTGGGATCTTCAATTTCTGAGCAATTTCATCAATGTGTATCCCCTGTTGTTGAAAGTTACTTCTTTGCCACCAGGTTCCTCAGGTGAAAACGAAGGAAGCTTTCCgttaatatcaaaatataaacaagCGTACAACTCGCAGAACGTCGAGTGCAGTATAGCATTCTCAAAAATCAGCTGTATTACTCCCTGCAATCAAAGGTAAAGAGCAAATCAATACCATGAAGAGAGAGAATCACAATAACAAAGAtcaggaaattaaaaaaaaaaaaacctttaggATATCAGCAGAAGTGATGCTAGAATCAATCAATTGACCTTTAAGAAGCTCGTGCTTCTCCGTTTAAGAAGCTCGTACTTCTCCGGGGTAAGCTTGTTCAGAATACTGCAGAGAAATCATAACAGTCAGAATATATACATCACAATCAACTTCAAGCACAAAAGCTGAAAAGAAAAGACTAATATTAGTTTGTTGACAAATACCCTTTCACAGTTTTGAGGACTCGGTCTTGATCTGAAAGAGCTCCTCTTTTAGCAGACCATGGGACTTCTGCTTTCACCAGCACAGGGGCAGGACCAGACTGTTTCACAAGATCATCATCACGTTAGCAAGAAGAGGAAATTAGTAAAAACAGCATGCCAACAATAAGTAACAAGTGACACGGAAAAACTTACCCATTGAGATGTATTTTTAGGTTCACGAGAGACGTCTCTTAACCATTTTTTACCAGAGGTTGGAACCTGCGGACGACTATGCCAGTCACGGGTGGGAATAACGATTCTGAGGCTGGTTTGTTGGCTAATAAGACCAAAAACAATAATGTGGTTTAGAGAAAACAAGATTCGtctgaaaaaacacaaaacagagaaagatcaCACAAACACTCACTTTACTCTCGTCTGCACGATTCCCTCAACTCTGATCTTCGGCAAAAAGCTCAACTGCGATTTCCTTACAGCGCCTCTGGATATCATCAGAGACTTGAACCGACTGCTATTGAGAAAAACATAACGATGAGTGAGTTGTTTCATAAGCAATAGAAAACAAAGCCAAGTTCAACATAAGAAATAGAGTTAAAATTCAATACTTGTTTGACCTGAAGCAACTGGTCTCAGCTAAACTGCACACGTTCACCAGAGAATTTTCTCTCtacgaaaaacaaaacaaaaaatttcaatttacaCAACATAAAGTATCAATCTTTGTCCCACATTAAAATTTCAACAAtcgtaagaaaagaaaaaccccaaaaagatccaaacttttttCATAATTCGATTCATAATCACAGAAACGTATCAAACCCTACAATTATACAGCTTGTTCAAACTCATTCgcggaaaaaaacaaacccatgaaatcaaaattgaagagaaacaaggagaaaaaaacagaggattttgatttggtgaagaagCTGAAATCAcgccgaagaagaagattggtatTACAACGAGCATTCAAGCTTGGTATcacgacgaagaagaaaataaatctagCAATTGATTAAACGCAGTGTTCAACAAAGCGTTTTCCATTTGCTTTGTCCAcctaagtaaaaaaaacttacctgtattaattgttttaatttgataggcTGTTCATTTTTTATGAGGTATCAA from Camelina sativa cultivar DH55 chromosome 7, Cs, whole genome shotgun sequence includes the following:
- the LOC104702036 gene encoding sucrose synthase 6 isoform X1; protein product: MSSSSPAMLQKSDSIADKMPDALKQSRYHMKRCFASFVGGGKKLMKREDLMNEIEKCIEDSRERSKILEGLFGYILTCTQEAAVVPPFVALAARPNPGFWEYVKVNSGDLTVDEITATDYLKLKESVFDESWSKDENALEIDFGAIDFTTPRLSLSSSIGKGADYISKFISSKLGGKSDRLEPLLNYLLHLNHHGENLMINDDLSTVAKLKKSLMLAVIVVSTYPKHTPYETFAHRLKEMGFEKGWGDTAERVKETMVMLSEVLEAPDNVKLDLLFSRLPTVFNVVIFSVHGYFGQQDVLGLPDTGGQVVYILDQVRALEEELLTRINQQGLGFKPQILVVTRLIPEARGTKCDQELEAIEGTKHSHILRVPFVTDKGILRQWVSRFDIYPYLERFTQDATSKILQRFDCKPDLIIGNYTDGNLVASLMATKLGVTQGTIAHALEKTKYEDSDAKWKELDPKYHFSCQFTADLIAMNVTDFIITSTYQEIAGSKDRPGQYESHTSFTMPGLCRVVSGIDVFDPKFNIAAPGADQSVYFPYTDKQKRFTKFHPSIQELLYNEKDNAEHMGYLAVRERPIIFSMARLDTVKNITGLVEWYGKDKRLREMANLVVVAGFFDMSKSNDREEKAEIKKMHDLIEKYKLKGKFRWIAAQTDRYRNSELYRCIADTKGVFVQPALYEAFGLTVIEAMNCGLPTFATNQGGPAEIIVDGVSGFHIDPNNGDDSVKKIGDFFSKCRTDALYWDSISKGGLKRIYEFYTWKIYAEKLLKMGSIYGFWRQVNEDQKKAKQRYIDMLYNLQFKQLTKKVTIPEDKPLPLRLASLRNLLPKKPSSLGAGSKQKEVTETEKTKQKSKDGQEPQDVKVGAREVREGLLAAEASERMKKVLETSGEKQKVEKMKIAYGQQQNQGASSVRNLFWSVVVCLYICYILKQRFFSANSAQED
- the LOC104702036 gene encoding sucrose synthase 6 isoform X2 — encoded protein: MLQKSDSIADKMPDALKQSRYHMKRCFASFVGGGKKLMKREDLMNEIEKCIEDSRERSKILEGLFGYILTCTQEAAVVPPFVALAARPNPGFWEYVKVNSGDLTVDEITATDYLKLKESVFDESWSKDENALEIDFGAIDFTTPRLSLSSSIGKGADYISKFISSKLGGKSDRLEPLLNYLLHLNHHGENLMINDDLSTVAKLKKSLMLAVIVVSTYPKHTPYETFAHRLKEMGFEKGWGDTAERVKETMVMLSEVLEAPDNVKLDLLFSRLPTVFNVVIFSVHGYFGQQDVLGLPDTGGQVVYILDQVRALEEELLTRINQQGLGFKPQILVVTRLIPEARGTKCDQELEAIEGTKHSHILRVPFVTDKGILRQWVSRFDIYPYLERFTQDATSKILQRFDCKPDLIIGNYTDGNLVASLMATKLGVTQGTIAHALEKTKYEDSDAKWKELDPKYHFSCQFTADLIAMNVTDFIITSTYQEIAGSKDRPGQYESHTSFTMPGLCRVVSGIDVFDPKFNIAAPGADQSVYFPYTDKQKRFTKFHPSIQELLYNEKDNAEHMGYLAVRERPIIFSMARLDTVKNITGLVEWYGKDKRLREMANLVVVAGFFDMSKSNDREEKAEIKKMHDLIEKYKLKGKFRWIAAQTDRYRNSELYRCIADTKGVFVQPALYEAFGLTVIEAMNCGLPTFATNQGGPAEIIVDGVSGFHIDPNNGDDSVKKIGDFFSKCRTDALYWDSISKGGLKRIYEFYTWKIYAEKLLKMGSIYGFWRQVNEDQKKAKQRYIDMLYNLQFKQLTKKVTIPEDKPLPLRLASLRNLLPKKPSSLGAGSKQKEVTETEKTKQKSKDGQEPQDVKVGAREVREGLLAAEASERMKKVLETSGEKQKVEKMKIAYGQQQNQGASSVRNLFWSVVVCLYICYILKQRFFSANSAQED